The following are encoded in a window of Brevibacillus sp. DP1.3A genomic DNA:
- a CDS encoding ABC transporter substrate-binding protein, with product MQRQGTIFMALAIILVLMITGCGGGSSQQTSAPTTNKQAGHQDSTPVKSESTFPRTISHLSGETIIQEKPVKIATPYIAFVDYLAVLDEYPIAAQGVSTISANFPSLSKRVADKNIIDLGMEVDLEKLLAVQPDVIIAADDMRDQYEKLSQIAPTVILPQAGDWRETLQQMATIIGKEEKATNVLAEFDRKSGAYKEQLAFRSQESVMFVMYRGKEQFITWNDGRFDPFYDGLGLRRTEGANENGQLSLESLAQLNPDHLFVINNWQAPIQGGVKEALKGSNVWNSLNAVKNSRVYELADPSLPGPMALAKIDGIEEIMKAMGKQK from the coding sequence ATGCAGCGACAAGGTACAATTTTTATGGCCCTTGCTATCATTTTAGTCCTGATGATAACAGGATGCGGTGGAGGATCGAGCCAACAAACAAGTGCACCAACTACGAACAAACAAGCGGGACACCAAGACTCAACGCCTGTAAAGAGCGAAAGTACTTTTCCGCGTACGATCTCGCATCTATCAGGTGAAACGATCATTCAGGAAAAACCAGTGAAAATCGCGACGCCGTACATTGCTTTTGTTGACTACTTGGCCGTTTTGGATGAGTATCCGATTGCTGCCCAAGGTGTATCGACCATTTCGGCGAATTTTCCCAGTCTCAGTAAACGAGTGGCGGATAAAAATATCATCGATCTAGGGATGGAGGTTGATCTGGAGAAGCTGCTGGCTGTTCAGCCTGATGTCATCATTGCCGCAGATGACATGCGCGACCAATACGAAAAATTATCGCAAATTGCACCAACTGTCATCTTGCCACAGGCTGGGGATTGGCGTGAAACCTTGCAACAAATGGCTACCATTATTGGAAAAGAGGAGAAGGCTACGAATGTGCTGGCTGAGTTTGATCGAAAATCGGGGGCATACAAAGAGCAGCTCGCTTTTCGCAGTCAGGAGTCAGTCATGTTCGTCATGTACAGAGGGAAAGAGCAGTTCATTACTTGGAATGATGGACGTTTCGATCCATTTTATGATGGACTTGGCTTGAGACGAACAGAAGGGGCCAATGAAAATGGACAGCTTTCACTGGAGAGCCTCGCGCAATTAAATCCAGACCATCTGTTCGTCATCAATAATTGGCAAGCGCCGATCCAAGGTGGAGTGAAAGAGGCCTTGAAAGGAAGCAACGTCTGGAATAGCTTGAATGCCGTCAAAAACAGCCGGGTCTATGAATTGGCAGACCCTTCGTTACCAGGACCGATGGCTCTAGCGAAAATAGACGGGATTGAAGAGATCATGAAAGCGATGGGGAAGCAAAAATAA
- a CDS encoding helix-turn-helix transcriptional regulator, producing MQGKEHQLLPGLCSLQFMSEVEARFEYVGNEPFCMLGIGIPVSTFHHFMEESNGGRSIEFGQVLGKQSFRIFQEKLSPAASVALQRVMQYVAKPGTKKIEMETGVLGLLSMAFQSFLLDSKTESVPLSKRDKEKIVQAREIMLEYMADPPSLLELSRMIGLNDYKLKIGFKAMFGTTVFGYLREKRLEKALFLLQQGEMNVTETSSAIGYTNTSYFAEAFREKYGVNPSVFVRRSSNR from the coding sequence GTGCAAGGCAAAGAGCACCAGTTGCTGCCAGGACTTTGCTCACTTCAATTCATGTCAGAAGTGGAAGCGAGGTTTGAATATGTTGGAAATGAGCCGTTCTGCATGCTTGGCATCGGTATTCCTGTGTCGACCTTTCATCATTTTATGGAGGAGTCGAATGGAGGGCGTTCCATTGAATTCGGGCAAGTTCTTGGAAAACAATCGTTCCGTATCTTTCAGGAAAAGCTGTCTCCTGCCGCTTCCGTTGCACTCCAGCGTGTGATGCAGTACGTCGCCAAACCGGGAACGAAAAAGATCGAGATGGAAACAGGCGTTTTGGGACTGCTTTCGATGGCGTTTCAATCCTTTCTGCTTGATAGCAAAACGGAATCTGTTCCCTTATCGAAAAGAGACAAAGAAAAGATCGTGCAAGCAAGGGAGATCATGTTGGAATACATGGCAGACCCGCCTTCATTACTGGAGTTGTCCCGGATGATTGGTTTAAATGACTACAAGCTGAAGATAGGTTTTAAAGCAATGTTTGGTACGACCGTTTTTGGCTACTTGCGAGAAAAGAGGTTGGAAAAAGCCTTATTTTTACTTCAACAAGGGGAAATGAACGTGACGGAAACCTCGAGTGCCATCGGATATACGAATACAAGCTACTTTGCGGAAGCATTCCGGGAGAAATATGGTGTCAACCCAAGCGTATTCGTGAGACGTTCCTCTAACAGGTAG
- the ybaK gene encoding Cys-tRNA(Pro) deacylase encodes MKQGKTNAMRILDKEKIAYTMLTYATDDGKIDGIAVAQKIGREENVVYKTLISQGTSKSYYVFVIPVEAELDLKKAAKAVGEKKIEMIPVKEITNVSGYIRGGCSPVGMKKLFPTVIDQRAQSLETIIVSGGNIGVQIEMEVEGLLQATKGSLADVSTI; translated from the coding sequence GTGAAGCAAGGAAAAACGAATGCGATGCGGATATTGGATAAAGAAAAAATCGCATACACCATGCTGACATATGCAACGGATGATGGAAAAATCGACGGAATCGCTGTCGCCCAAAAGATCGGTCGCGAAGAGAACGTTGTCTATAAAACCTTGATTTCGCAAGGGACGAGCAAATCGTATTATGTATTTGTCATTCCCGTTGAAGCCGAGCTTGATCTCAAAAAAGCGGCCAAAGCAGTCGGCGAGAAGAAGATCGAGATGATTCCCGTGAAGGAGATCACCAACGTATCTGGCTATATTCGTGGTGGATGTTCGCCAGTGGGGATGAAGAAATTGTTTCCAACGGTCATCGATCAACGAGCACAATCGTTAGAGACGATCATCGTCAGTGGCGGAAACATTGGCGTCCAGATCGAAATGGAAGTAGAGGGCTTGTTACAAGCAACGAAAGGCTCCTTGGCAGATGTATCTACAATCTAA
- a CDS encoding SDR family NAD(P)-dependent oxidoreductase — protein MDMGLRSKTALVTGSTKGIGKAIAIELAREGVNVLVNGRNDEEVERIVNELKSEFPATSPQNATADIVDRQQREALFEKYPHVDILVNNVGIYEIMSYEDVDDEVWEKYFRTNVLAANALSKFYLPTMLKNNDGRIIFIASEEAIMPSGQMPQYCMTKSMLLSLSKSLSKLTIGTEVTSNTIMPGPTLSENVYQIIDSLFPDDMAFSEKENQFMAANLPQSELQRFIKPFEIGRLVAFVSSPYATAFKGSPIRMDGGMVPTIF, from the coding sequence ATGGATATGGGATTAAGGAGCAAAACTGCTTTAGTAACTGGATCAACGAAAGGGATTGGGAAAGCAATTGCCATTGAGCTCGCCAGAGAAGGCGTCAATGTCCTCGTAAATGGACGGAATGATGAAGAGGTAGAACGAATCGTAAATGAATTGAAGTCGGAATTCCCGGCTACTTCTCCTCAGAATGCTACGGCCGATATTGTGGATAGGCAGCAAAGAGAAGCTTTATTTGAGAAATATCCCCACGTGGATATTCTCGTTAACAATGTGGGTATTTATGAAATCATGTCCTATGAAGACGTTGACGATGAAGTATGGGAAAAATACTTCCGAACAAATGTCCTTGCCGCGAATGCATTATCTAAATTTTACTTACCTACCATGTTGAAGAACAATGATGGACGAATCATCTTTATAGCAAGTGAAGAAGCGATTATGCCTTCAGGGCAAATGCCTCAGTATTGCATGACGAAATCTATGCTATTATCACTGTCAAAAAGTCTATCTAAGCTAACGATAGGAACAGAAGTCACATCCAATACAATCATGCCAGGTCCAACGCTTTCCGAAAATGTATATCAAATCATTGATAGTCTGTTTCCTGATGATATGGCATTTTCGGAAAAAGAGAATCAATTTATGGCTGCAAACCTGCCCCAATCCGAATTACAGCGGTTTATCAAGCCTTTTGAAATAGGTAGGCTGGTAGCGTTCGTATCCAGCCCTTATGCAACCGCATTTAAAGGTTCACCAATTCGTATGGACGGGGGCATGGTGCCAACTATTTTTTAA
- a CDS encoding AraC family transcriptional regulator has product MKSDRIKFPAGFWAGLQRLGIAPHDLVRKARLPITVLTEPAVVTTAQYFKIWQAYSDLVGDIATGIIKLSTTFETAQYPPTVLATYHARDYRDALNRMARYKQLCPPERLRITEEGEHCTIELEWMHSEQPGPPVLVGTTLAFLLELGRRGTGKRLTAQSVEFSHAMGDVTALVAYFGCPIRIGATVNRLTLYRRDLDRLFLSYNKELLEILTPVLDRSLDEESSHSIAEMVKWILKRSLTGGRLDIRAVASELGMSDRTLQRRLTDECTTFKQLLTQARHEQAREYLADPKLDIKEVAFLIGYEDQNSFYRAFRLWEGDTPSNWRSEYFRVNPAVKEFPS; this is encoded by the coding sequence ATGAAATCAGACCGAATAAAATTCCCGGCGGGATTTTGGGCGGGATTACAACGACTAGGGATTGCTCCCCATGACCTAGTTCGCAAAGCGCGCCTGCCGATCACCGTTCTTACCGAACCAGCCGTAGTCACCACTGCCCAATATTTCAAAATCTGGCAAGCTTACTCCGATCTAGTTGGTGACATTGCAACCGGAATCATCAAGCTTTCAACCACCTTTGAAACGGCACAATACCCACCGACTGTTTTAGCGACCTACCATGCTCGTGACTATCGCGACGCGCTTAATCGAATGGCCCGGTACAAACAACTGTGCCCTCCGGAAAGGTTGCGCATAACAGAGGAGGGCGAGCACTGTACAATCGAATTGGAGTGGATGCACAGCGAGCAGCCCGGACCACCAGTCCTGGTTGGAACCACGCTAGCCTTTCTCCTAGAACTTGGGCGACGGGGCACGGGCAAGCGTTTAACTGCACAGTCCGTGGAATTTTCTCACGCGATGGGGGATGTAACTGCCCTTGTGGCTTACTTCGGTTGCCCTATTCGGATTGGTGCCACCGTTAACCGATTAACACTCTATCGACGCGATCTGGACCGCCTCTTTCTTTCGTATAACAAAGAATTGCTGGAGATTTTGACACCTGTCTTGGACCGATCATTGGATGAAGAGAGCAGTCATTCAATTGCTGAGATGGTCAAGTGGATTTTGAAGCGAAGTCTAACTGGAGGCCGCCTTGATATTCGAGCTGTTGCGAGCGAACTGGGCATGAGCGATCGTACCTTGCAGCGCCGTCTTACGGATGAATGCACAACGTTCAAGCAACTGCTGACACAGGCTCGGCATGAACAGGCACGAGAATACTTGGCCGACCCCAAGCTAGATATAAAAGAAGTGGCTTTCTTAATTGGATATGAAGATCAGAACTCGTTTTACCGGGCCTTTCGCCTTTGGGAAGGCGATACACCCTCCAATTGGCGTTCCGAATATTTTCGGGTCAATCCCGCCGTCAAAGAATTTCCAAGCTGA
- a CDS encoding glutathione ABC transporter substrate-binding protein produces the protein MKKKSFYHTLIAMTIAVSAALAGCSSGQDASTSAGQAGGTAEASKTGGTLVIARLSDANNLDPHFLSQIPSAAIVHHKVYEGLVRMDKESKYVPSLASEWKQLDDLTWEFKLRQGVTFHDGAPFNAEAVKATIARVQDPAVGSSRINMFEAIKEVKVVDEYTVQFLLNYPYAPLLSVLASAEGSIISPKAIEQYGKDLSKHPTGTGPYKFEKWTPGQEVVLVRNDSYYGGKPNLDKVVFKTVPEDTTRLAMVETGEVQVAENLPVTDIDRVQNSPSMQLGRYPGFSVDHIGLNTKKKPFDDVRVRQAIAHAIDKKTIIEGVYNSVGTPAHSSITPAMVGYSPNVKDIPYDVEKAKQLLAEAGYPNGFKAKIALNDNKARISVAEVLQQQLKPIGIDLQLDVMEFGAYIEAASKGETDLFMSGWGNATGDADYNQSNLYHSKAHGAPGNHSFYNNPEVDKLIDEGRKETDAEKRKQLYEKAQQIEMNEAPLIPFRFSENLAAIQKNVQGVWISPAGHIEINEVTIQ, from the coding sequence ATGAAAAAGAAGAGCTTTTATCACACGTTGATTGCCATGACAATCGCGGTATCTGCGGCTTTGGCTGGGTGTTCATCGGGGCAAGATGCGTCCACTAGCGCGGGACAAGCAGGGGGTACAGCGGAAGCAAGCAAAACAGGAGGAACCCTCGTCATCGCTCGTTTGTCCGATGCGAACAACCTCGATCCGCATTTCCTGTCCCAAATCCCTTCAGCAGCAATCGTTCATCACAAAGTATACGAAGGGCTTGTCCGCATGGATAAAGAAAGCAAATACGTCCCATCCCTGGCAAGTGAGTGGAAGCAGCTCGATGACTTGACGTGGGAGTTCAAGCTGCGTCAAGGCGTGACGTTCCATGATGGCGCACCTTTCAATGCGGAAGCGGTAAAGGCGACGATCGCTCGCGTTCAGGACCCTGCCGTTGGCTCCAGCCGGATTAATATGTTTGAAGCAATTAAAGAAGTGAAAGTAGTAGATGAGTACACGGTACAGTTTCTTCTGAATTACCCGTACGCACCGCTCTTGTCTGTTTTGGCGAGTGCAGAGGGAAGCATCATCAGCCCGAAAGCCATTGAACAATATGGAAAAGATTTGAGCAAGCATCCAACCGGTACAGGCCCGTACAAATTCGAAAAATGGACGCCAGGTCAAGAAGTGGTTCTCGTGAGAAACGATAGCTACTATGGCGGTAAACCAAATTTGGATAAAGTCGTTTTCAAAACCGTACCGGAAGACACAACTCGCCTTGCCATGGTTGAGACAGGAGAAGTTCAAGTGGCAGAAAACCTGCCTGTGACTGACATCGATCGCGTACAAAATTCTCCATCAATGCAATTGGGTCGATACCCTGGGTTCTCTGTCGATCACATCGGATTGAATACAAAGAAAAAGCCTTTTGATGATGTGCGTGTCCGCCAAGCCATTGCCCACGCAATCGACAAGAAGACCATTATTGAAGGTGTTTACAACAGCGTGGGAACGCCAGCTCACTCCTCGATTACACCAGCGATGGTTGGGTACAGCCCGAATGTAAAAGACATTCCGTATGACGTCGAGAAAGCGAAGCAATTGCTCGCCGAGGCTGGATATCCAAACGGCTTCAAAGCAAAAATCGCGTTGAATGATAACAAAGCACGGATTAGCGTAGCCGAGGTTTTGCAGCAACAGCTGAAGCCAATCGGTATTGACCTGCAACTGGATGTTATGGAATTCGGTGCGTATATTGAGGCAGCATCCAAAGGGGAGACTGACCTGTTCATGAGCGGATGGGGAAATGCTACGGGAGATGCCGACTACAACCAATCGAACCTGTATCACTCGAAAGCTCATGGCGCACCTGGTAATCATTCCTTCTACAACAATCCAGAAGTAGACAAGCTGATTGACGAAGGACGCAAAGAAACAGACGCAGAAAAACGGAAGCAACTCTATGAAAAAGCACAACAAATCGAAATGAACGAAGCACCGCTTATTCCGTTCCGATTCTCCGAGAACTTGGCGGCCATTCAAAAGAATGTACAGGGTGTATGGATTAGCCCGGCAGGCCATATCGAGATTAACGAAGTAACGATTCAATAA
- a CDS encoding AraC family transcriptional regulator — MRIEDFALYWNYATIKIIDVRKQYQNGGEKLASYRLPTSGFLYSTKGSAQIYLDGMNVDVKPFTVLHAGKGTRLDIHLTAEEFTYYLILYKAVVSFPWPWRNDRVILREEASAFHRIYELKPDHPLEMFDLVHQIYEEWQCSSQLQKFHVKALFHLFVHQILRQLQEQAGHTDKPDVVELVISHIHTHYQEPLTLDSLAQHFGYSAKNLSRIFKKQTGNSLIDFVIQVRIQKAKELLLHTEAPIQEIAEKIGYTDRLYFTRIFKKLTGTSPGQFRQRGAREIDKENRPYRSRGLSIVMTGARRYSNDDYENHYRYDGEEDSSMYSRKVPMVATLLFCFALVLSACTTSSTTTSTTGVRQAVQQTDAVENNNLTRKVSTIKGEIEIPAEPKRIIVDLYLGSFIALNVKPIGTPELNLKNPYFAEALAGVENIGEYENISLEKMLELQPDLIVTGNEAAYEQYKKIAPTVVVPFGELKNVHEEITFVGNLLGKEKEAAAWLAEYDQRIASARERVAKVVPSDATFSIMQDWGKNTGVFGDNFGRGGQAVYSALGYKPPAAVAKEVMEQQSVEVSSEVLPTFAGDYIILTSDERSMADLQADPIWGTLDAVKNNRVYIWKKDKSWYFDPIATLSQTEELADWLVTTQKK, encoded by the coding sequence ATGAGGATAGAAGACTTCGCTCTATACTGGAATTATGCCACAATCAAAATCATAGATGTTCGAAAGCAGTATCAAAATGGAGGCGAAAAACTGGCATCGTATCGGTTACCGACGAGCGGGTTTCTCTATAGCACGAAGGGGAGCGCCCAAATTTATTTGGATGGTATGAATGTTGACGTCAAACCGTTTACGGTCTTGCATGCGGGCAAAGGTACTCGCTTGGACATTCACTTGACCGCCGAGGAGTTCACTTATTATCTCATTTTGTATAAGGCTGTCGTGTCTTTTCCTTGGCCATGGCGAAATGATCGTGTCATTCTACGGGAAGAAGCGAGCGCTTTTCATCGAATCTATGAGCTAAAGCCAGATCATCCATTGGAGATGTTTGACCTCGTGCATCAGATTTACGAGGAATGGCAGTGCTCCAGCCAATTGCAAAAGTTCCACGTTAAGGCGCTTTTTCACCTGTTTGTTCATCAGATCTTGCGACAATTGCAAGAGCAAGCAGGCCATACAGATAAGCCCGATGTGGTCGAGCTTGTCATTTCCCATATACATACTCACTACCAAGAGCCACTTACGCTTGATTCACTTGCGCAGCATTTTGGGTACAGTGCCAAGAATTTATCCAGGATCTTCAAAAAACAGACGGGTAACAGCTTAATTGACTTCGTGATCCAAGTGAGAATTCAAAAGGCCAAGGAGCTATTGCTTCATACAGAAGCACCGATCCAAGAAATTGCTGAAAAAATAGGCTATACGGACAGGCTATACTTCACGCGTATCTTTAAAAAGCTAACGGGAACTTCACCCGGACAATTCAGACAACGAGGTGCACGGGAGATAGATAAGGAAAATCGTCCATACAGATCGCGTGGATTGTCCATTGTTATGACGGGTGCTCGACGGTATAGTAATGACGATTATGAGAATCATTATCGTTATGATGGAGAGGAAGATTCATCCATGTACAGTCGTAAAGTGCCTATGGTGGCTACCTTGTTATTTTGCTTTGCGCTCGTATTGAGTGCATGCACCACGAGCTCAACTACAACCAGCACTACGGGAGTCAGACAAGCCGTTCAACAAACGGATGCAGTTGAAAACAACAACCTGACTCGAAAAGTTTCGACCATAAAAGGGGAAATCGAGATCCCAGCAGAACCGAAACGAATCATCGTGGATCTGTATTTGGGAAGCTTCATTGCCTTGAATGTAAAGCCAATTGGAACGCCAGAGCTGAATCTAAAAAATCCGTACTTCGCTGAGGCTTTGGCAGGTGTAGAGAATATCGGGGAATACGAAAACATATCGCTGGAAAAAATGCTCGAGCTCCAGCCAGACTTAATTGTAACGGGAAATGAAGCAGCCTATGAGCAGTATAAAAAAATCGCGCCTACAGTAGTTGTTCCCTTTGGAGAACTGAAAAACGTCCATGAAGAGATTACCTTTGTAGGAAACCTGCTGGGGAAAGAAAAAGAGGCAGCAGCTTGGTTGGCTGAATACGATCAGCGTATTGCCAGCGCCCGAGAAAGGGTTGCAAAGGTAGTCCCATCAGACGCTACGTTCTCGATCATGCAGGATTGGGGTAAAAACACAGGCGTGTTTGGGGATAATTTCGGAAGAGGCGGACAAGCCGTTTATTCAGCGCTTGGATACAAACCACCCGCAGCGGTAGCCAAAGAGGTTATGGAGCAACAGTCCGTTGAAGTGTCGAGTGAGGTGCTGCCTACTTTTGCCGGCGATTACATCATCCTGACATCCGATGAACGAAGCATGGCCGATTTGCAGGCAGACCCTATTTGGGGAACACTTGATGCAGTAAAAAATAATCGCGTGTACATTTGGAAGAAAGATAAATCTTGGTATTTCGATCCGATTGCAACCTTATCGCAAACAGAGGAGCTAGCAGATTGGCTTGTGACCACGCAGAAGAAATAG